From Candidatus Nucleicultrix amoebiphila FS5, a single genomic window includes:
- the mraZ gene encoding division/cell wall cluster transcriptional repressor MraZ, giving the protein MTLFLSTFENKIDKKGRVSVPAAFRAALSSESFQGFVAFRSYKFPAIECCSFSRMQRLSQSVDALDLFSDAQDDLAATIFADAQQIPIDGDGRVILPKMLLDYAHLEEQIAFVGRGATFQIWEPKAFALLQAKARASVKEHQVTVKLRNDLSPGGGTRA; this is encoded by the coding sequence ATGACCCTTTTCTTGTCAACTTTTGAAAATAAGATAGATAAGAAAGGACGTGTCTCCGTCCCCGCAGCCTTCCGTGCAGCTTTGTCGTCAGAAAGTTTTCAAGGATTTGTTGCGTTTCGTTCCTATAAATTTCCAGCGATTGAATGTTGTAGTTTTAGTCGGATGCAGCGTTTAAGTCAGAGCGTCGATGCTTTGGATCTTTTTTCCGATGCTCAAGATGACCTTGCTGCGACAATTTTTGCTGACGCTCAACAAATTCCCATTGATGGGGATGGACGTGTAATTTTGCCAAAGATGCTTCTTGATTATGCTCATCTTGAAGAACAGATAGCTTTTGTTGGGCGTGGCGCAACTTTTCAAATATGGGAGCCTAAAGCTTTTGCGTTATTGCAAGCTAAGGCTCGAGCGAGCGTCAAAGAGCATCAAGTCACTGTTAAGTTACGTAACGATTTATCTCCCGGTGGAGGGACTAGAGCATGA
- the rsmH gene encoding 16S rRNA (cytosine(1402)-N(4))-methyltransferase RsmH translates to MTHIAPSLHSPVLLNEVLYYLAPKDGEVIIDGTFGGGGYSKAILESSLCVVKAVDRDLEAVERGREFEKKYPDRFSIIEGRFGAMDDLFSDRIGKIDGIALDIGVSSYQLDQRERGFSFRLDGPLDMRMSQKATLSAADVVNTYKEKDLADIIYRYGEERHSRAIARKIVLERQKQPVTTTLQLAEIVRSVVRSAKHDIDPATKTFQALRIYVNDELGELERGLLASEKLLAEGGRLVVVSFHSLEDRIVKQFMQKRSGKASQGSRHSLGATKVATQAEFKLLTKNVVRPSDEESRRNPRARSARLRALMRLKIAKTTKEV, encoded by the coding sequence ATGACGCACATAGCTCCATCCCTCCATTCTCCTGTGCTCCTCAATGAAGTTCTTTACTACCTTGCGCCAAAAGATGGAGAAGTCATTATTGATGGTACCTTTGGGGGAGGAGGGTATTCAAAAGCTATTCTTGAATCATCCTTATGTGTAGTAAAAGCGGTTGATCGCGATTTAGAGGCGGTTGAGCGTGGGCGAGAATTTGAAAAGAAATATCCTGATCGTTTTTCTATCATTGAGGGTAGGTTTGGCGCAATGGACGATTTGTTCTCGGATCGTATCGGCAAAATTGATGGAATTGCGCTTGACATAGGAGTTTCTTCTTATCAATTAGATCAGAGAGAGCGTGGATTCTCTTTTCGGTTAGATGGCCCTTTGGATATGCGTATGAGTCAAAAAGCAACGCTCAGTGCTGCTGATGTTGTGAATACTTATAAGGAAAAAGATTTAGCAGATATCATTTATCGCTATGGGGAAGAACGGCATTCTCGCGCTATTGCTCGCAAGATTGTCCTCGAAAGACAAAAACAACCTGTTACGACAACATTACAATTGGCGGAGATTGTGCGATCAGTCGTAAGGTCTGCAAAACATGATATTGATCCTGCTACAAAAACATTTCAAGCACTGCGCATTTACGTAAACGATGAGCTCGGCGAGTTAGAAAGAGGTCTATTGGCTTCCGAAAAGCTTTTAGCGGAAGGGGGACGTTTAGTTGTTGTGTCCTTTCATTCTTTGGAAGACCGCATTGTGAAGCAATTTATGCAAAAACGTTCGGGTAAGGCTTCTCAAGGATCCCGTCATAGTCTTGGGGCCACTAAAGTCGCAACTCAAGCAGAGTTTAAACTGCTAACGAAAAATGTCGTCAGGCCAAGTGATGAAGAATCAAGACGAAACCCACGCGCACGTTCGGCGCGCTTAAGGGCTCTTATGAGACTCAAAATAGCCAAAACTACTAAGGAGGTGTAA
- the ftsL gene encoding cell division protein FtsL gives MRRSTIFTAVFMVALLGVATYNIKQCVLSIETELARIHQNMLGLEESTSLLKAEWSYLNEPQRLQILAEKHLNVQPAHGYQIVSLKDLPNKTVFEEGSIHLIKGEG, from the coding sequence ATGAGACGCAGTACCATTTTCACAGCTGTATTTATGGTGGCATTATTAGGTGTTGCAACATACAATATCAAACAATGTGTATTGAGTATCGAAACAGAATTGGCCCGAATTCATCAGAATATGCTTGGGTTAGAAGAATCGACGAGTCTCTTAAAGGCAGAGTGGAGCTATTTGAATGAGCCTCAGCGGTTGCAAATTTTAGCAGAGAAGCATTTAAATGTTCAACCTGCTCATGGTTATCAAATAGTTTCTTTGAAAGACTTACCAAACAAGACAGTATTTGAAGAAGGTTCTATACATTTAATCAAAGGCGAAGGTTAA
- a CDS encoding peptidoglycan D,D-transpeptidase FtsI family protein — protein sequence MEEALLNVQKMKMLQRGALDIARTRLLMASAVFVFAILAICGRLFDLTVLRSTHEPTLAEQDLSKGFKTGRAEIVDRVGNVLATTITTSSLYANARVVQNYDEVVKKLRTVLPAVGSDALLKRLQSKKSFIWIARHLTPQQKEKVLRLGIPGLNFMSDQRRIYPHGSLVSHILGVTNVDNQGIAGIEKSMDSYLTSNQEPLQLSVDLRVQHIVRDELAKGVAEFNADGAAGMVMDIKTGEVVAMVSLPDFNPNHPNDCPKDNHFNKLTLGTYEMGSTMKAATIAMALEYGVAKLSTVYDVTHPIHIGRFKITDNHPKGRPLNVAEIFVYSSNIGAAQLALATGISRQKEFLKSLGLFEPSSIELKEIGVPLVPRHWRETTAITVSYGYGMSITPLHLVSSIATLAGGGTKVMPTLLRQKTDLEPGVRVISQENSRKILQLMRHVVSDGTARKANVPEYFVAVKTGTRKKLSGRGYSDDHVVTTLVGVVGETADTPKYVIFIMIDDPKASKQTYGFNAAGWNAAVVTKNIISRMGPVLGMMPNPIKEMEDADPFFRTVSFGGKH from the coding sequence ATGGAAGAGGCATTATTAAACGTTCAAAAAATGAAAATGCTCCAGCGCGGTGCGTTGGATATAGCGAGAACACGTTTATTAATGGCGAGCGCTGTTTTTGTTTTCGCTATTTTGGCTATATGTGGTCGTCTCTTTGATCTTACGGTTTTACGTTCAACCCATGAACCTACTTTAGCAGAACAAGATCTTTCTAAAGGATTTAAAACAGGTCGCGCTGAAATTGTAGATCGCGTTGGTAACGTTTTAGCAACAACAATTACAACTTCATCTCTGTATGCTAATGCGCGCGTTGTTCAAAACTATGACGAAGTTGTTAAAAAATTAAGAACTGTTTTGCCTGCAGTTGGCAGTGATGCATTGCTGAAGCGTCTGCAATCAAAGAAGAGTTTTATTTGGATAGCGCGTCACTTGACTCCCCAACAAAAAGAAAAAGTCCTTAGACTTGGGATTCCAGGTTTAAATTTTATGTCTGATCAACGTCGTATTTATCCCCATGGTTCATTGGTATCCCATATTTTAGGTGTTACGAACGTTGATAACCAAGGGATCGCTGGCATTGAAAAGAGTATGGATTCTTATCTCACTTCCAACCAGGAGCCTCTTCAGCTTAGTGTGGATTTGCGAGTACAGCACATCGTGCGTGATGAACTGGCAAAGGGAGTTGCTGAGTTTAATGCTGATGGTGCTGCGGGAATGGTGATGGATATAAAGACAGGTGAAGTTGTCGCCATGGTATCTCTCCCAGATTTTAATCCCAATCACCCCAATGATTGCCCAAAGGATAATCATTTCAATAAATTGACCCTTGGTACTTATGAGATGGGTTCTACAATGAAAGCTGCTACAATAGCCATGGCTTTAGAGTATGGTGTTGCAAAGCTTTCTACGGTTTATGATGTGACCCATCCAATACATATTGGTCGATTTAAGATTACGGATAACCACCCAAAGGGTAGACCTTTAAACGTTGCTGAGATCTTTGTTTATTCCTCAAATATTGGAGCGGCCCAACTTGCGTTAGCAACTGGGATTTCTCGTCAAAAGGAATTCTTAAAGAGTTTAGGATTGTTTGAGCCATCCTCTATTGAATTAAAAGAAATAGGAGTTCCTTTGGTCCCCAGACACTGGCGTGAGACGACTGCTATCACAGTTTCCTATGGATATGGTATGTCCATTACACCTTTACATTTAGTTTCTAGCATTGCTACTTTGGCAGGGGGCGGGACAAAAGTTATGCCTACTTTACTACGCCAAAAGACTGATTTAGAGCCAGGAGTCCGGGTTATTTCTCAAGAGAATTCACGAAAGATCTTGCAATTAATGCGGCATGTGGTAAGCGATGGTACTGCCAGGAAGGCAAATGTTCCTGAATACTTTGTTGCGGTAAAAACAGGAACACGTAAAAAGCTTTCTGGGCGCGGTTATAGTGATGACCATGTGGTCACAACTCTGGTAGGGGTTGTGGGTGAGACGGCGGACACCCCAAAATACGTGATATTTATCATGATAGATGATCCAAAAGCTTCGAAACAAACCTATGGTTTTAATGCCGCTGGCTGGAATGCTGCAGTGGTAACCAAGAATATTATCTCAAGGATGGGACCTGTGTTGGGAATGATGCCAAATCCAATCAAAGAAATGGAGGATGCCGATCCATTTTTCCGTACAGTTAGCTTTGGAGGAAAGCATTGA
- a CDS encoding UDP-N-acetylmuramoyl-L-alanyl-D-glutamate--2,6-diaminopimelate ligase has protein sequence MKLSALLDESQLNGLDFEVTGVSSDSRLTKTGELFIALKPLNGSSNLPYIKEAIEKGACAILKGLDEDLKDLDSSLLNKVKIIAVENPRFVRSRIAGKLYPGVPESLVAVTGTNGKSSVASFCRQIWTQLKHTACFMGTTGLDCPENLKELLPEVKQTSVDAFVLHQALSDMHRHGVTHVSMEASSHGLDQYRMDGIRFKSAGFTNIERDHLDYHQTMERYFSAKKRLFSDLIAPNGVAVLNADVKEFKPLQELCRHHDVRYMSYGWQGQELRLLKIKPHANGQTIDLEAFGKTHQINLPLIAEFQAMNALCATGLVVGAGDSIEDVLPCLEKLKTVSGRMQKAGETPKKGIVYIDYAQNIDGMRTALKTIRPYTKRNLTVIFGCGGGRDLSRREGMGIAAREGADRVIITDDNPRYEDPQLIRTSLLKGCPDAIEIPNRSEAIRHALSTLEEGDICLIAGKGHEREEIVGDQRIPYNDFEEAQKILLAIGGTCS, from the coding sequence TTGAAACTCAGTGCCTTATTAGATGAAAGCCAACTCAACGGATTAGACTTTGAAGTTACTGGGGTCTCATCGGATTCTCGTTTAACAAAGACAGGTGAGCTTTTTATTGCGCTTAAACCTTTAAATGGTTCAAGCAATCTTCCCTATATTAAAGAAGCGATTGAAAAAGGTGCTTGCGCTATTCTCAAAGGGCTGGATGAAGATCTAAAAGATTTAGATTCATCTCTGCTGAATAAAGTCAAAATCATAGCAGTAGAAAATCCACGCTTCGTTCGTTCGCGTATTGCTGGAAAATTATATCCTGGCGTACCTGAGTCTCTTGTGGCAGTGACGGGGACAAACGGTAAAAGCTCTGTAGCTTCCTTTTGTCGTCAAATTTGGACTCAATTAAAGCACACTGCTTGTTTTATGGGAACAACAGGTCTTGATTGTCCAGAGAATTTGAAAGAACTCTTACCTGAGGTTAAACAAACGTCTGTTGATGCTTTTGTTTTGCATCAAGCTCTTTCAGATATGCATCGCCACGGTGTAACGCACGTGAGTATGGAAGCATCCAGCCATGGTCTCGATCAATATCGTATGGATGGTATACGGTTTAAATCCGCAGGTTTTACTAATATCGAACGCGACCACCTTGATTACCATCAAACGATGGAACGTTATTTTTCAGCTAAAAAGCGTCTTTTTAGCGATCTTATAGCCCCTAATGGTGTTGCTGTTTTAAATGCTGATGTTAAAGAATTTAAACCTTTACAAGAACTCTGTCGTCATCATGATGTACGCTATATGAGTTATGGCTGGCAAGGACAGGAACTGCGTCTTTTAAAGATTAAGCCTCATGCAAATGGTCAAACGATCGACCTAGAGGCATTTGGTAAAACGCACCAAATTAATTTACCGTTGATAGCCGAATTTCAAGCAATGAATGCTCTTTGTGCAACGGGTCTTGTCGTTGGTGCTGGGGATTCCATAGAAGATGTTCTTCCTTGTCTAGAAAAATTAAAGACCGTGAGTGGACGCATGCAAAAAGCAGGCGAAACTCCCAAAAAGGGCATCGTCTATATTGATTATGCTCAAAATATAGATGGTATGCGCACAGCTTTAAAGACTATCAGACCTTATACAAAACGAAATCTTACCGTGATTTTTGGTTGCGGAGGAGGACGTGATTTGAGTCGACGAGAAGGCATGGGGATTGCTGCACGAGAAGGTGCAGATCGGGTGATCATTACCGATGACAATCCGAGATATGAAGATCCTCAGTTGATTAGGACGTCTCTCTTAAAAGGCTGTCCTGACGCTATAGAAATTCCCAACCGCTCTGAAGCAATTCGTCACGCCCTTTCCACACTGGAAGAAGGGGATATATGTTTAATTGCCGGTAAGGGGCATGAACGCGAAGAAATTGTGGGCGATCAACGGATCCCCTATAACGATTTTGAAGAAGCTCAAAAGATTTTGCTAGCCATTGGAGGAACCTGCTCATGA
- a CDS encoding UDP-N-acetylmuramoyl-tripeptide--D-alanyl-D-alanine ligase: MTILWTSHEVAQATGGTPSCEWQATGFTIDSREIKKGDLFIALKGPIHDGHDHVQEAFEKGAVAAIVNEDFKGQYNVVRVKDTLQALNDLAYASRKRTQAKIIAVTGSFGKTSTKEALKLVLGHQGKVTASERSFNNFWGLPLSLCQLPQSFDYGVFEIGMNYPNEITPLSKLARPHIALITTVEKMHIENCGSYEGVADAKAEIFEGMDPGSKVILKKDNPMFHRLEEKAKSKGLDVVTFGSDPTADARLHENFYRDGRLFVRATVGSRELEYAVPAVGEHWAYNSLAVLTAVWLLGGNVELAAASLSQFQLLDGRGAVREFKVDGGSITVIDDSYNAGPGSMSAGIKTLGRLNPGPEGRRIAVMGNMAELGDFAKELHEALVDELVANHVDKVFTTGNLMAHLFAKLPESMQGYQNDDLDDLAKKICSFVRPGDVLLVKGSRGMRAYRGRMSKIVDALEALNHEKIKKSA; the protein is encoded by the coding sequence ATGACAATACTCTGGACATCTCATGAAGTTGCACAGGCAACTGGGGGCACTCCTAGTTGCGAATGGCAAGCAACAGGCTTTACGATTGATTCAAGAGAAATAAAAAAAGGGGACTTGTTCATTGCTCTCAAAGGACCGATTCATGATGGGCATGACCATGTGCAAGAAGCTTTTGAGAAAGGGGCCGTAGCTGCCATTGTTAATGAAGATTTTAAAGGACAATATAACGTAGTACGCGTAAAAGACACGCTCCAAGCGCTTAATGATTTGGCTTATGCATCAAGAAAGCGCACACAGGCTAAAATCATAGCGGTTACAGGTAGCTTTGGTAAAACGAGTACAAAAGAAGCTTTAAAATTGGTCCTCGGTCATCAAGGAAAAGTGACGGCCAGCGAGAGAAGTTTTAATAATTTTTGGGGGCTGCCATTAAGTCTTTGTCAGCTTCCTCAAAGCTTTGATTATGGTGTCTTTGAAATAGGGATGAATTATCCTAACGAAATTACGCCATTGTCTAAATTAGCGCGTCCTCATATTGCTCTCATCACCACTGTAGAAAAAATGCATATTGAAAATTGCGGTTCCTATGAGGGTGTTGCAGATGCAAAAGCTGAAATCTTTGAAGGTATGGATCCTGGAAGTAAGGTGATTTTAAAGAAAGATAATCCCATGTTCCATCGTCTTGAAGAGAAAGCTAAGAGCAAAGGTCTTGACGTTGTTACTTTTGGTAGCGATCCAACTGCTGATGCGCGTTTACATGAGAATTTTTATCGAGATGGACGTCTTTTTGTTCGAGCAACGGTTGGCAGTCGTGAACTTGAATATGCTGTACCTGCAGTGGGAGAGCATTGGGCCTATAACAGTTTAGCGGTATTGACGGCAGTCTGGTTGCTGGGAGGTAATGTTGAATTAGCTGCCGCAAGTCTTTCTCAATTTCAACTCTTAGATGGTCGTGGAGCAGTTCGCGAATTTAAGGTTGATGGGGGGAGTATTACAGTTATCGATGATAGTTACAACGCAGGACCTGGATCTATGTCTGCAGGTATTAAAACCTTAGGAAGGCTTAATCCTGGACCTGAAGGACGACGTATCGCCGTGATGGGTAATATGGCTGAGCTTGGTGATTTTGCTAAAGAGCTGCATGAAGCTTTAGTCGACGAGTTAGTTGCTAATCATGTAGATAAAGTATTTACAACAGGTAATTTGATGGCGCATCTCTTTGCTAAATTACCTGAGTCTATGCAGGGCTATCAAAATGATGACTTGGATGATCTTGCAAAGAAGATTTGTTCTTTTGTTCGCCCTGGTGATGTTTTGCTTGTTAAGGGATCACGTGGCATGCGTGCTTATCGTGGTAGGATGTCTAAAATTGTAGATGCACTTGAAGCGCTCAATCATGAAAAAATAAAGAAGAGTGCTTAA
- the mraY gene encoding phospho-N-acetylmuramoyl-pentapeptide-transferase — protein sequence MLYNLLAPLSVQFPVFNLFRYITFRTGGAILTALLISFIFGPYFIRWLKSKQKEGQPIRKEGPQSHLVSKKGTPTMGGFLILVALIFSTFLWADLSNGFVWIVVGVTIIFGGLGAADDYLKLSQKNSKGLPGKLKLIVQFSTAFLAAYALTHVMHVPNATGLAVPFLKSFMFDLGWFYLPFACIVIVGSSNAVNLTDGLDGLAIVPVILVALCFAVIAYLVGNHIFANYLQLNQVPGSGELTVFCGALIGAGLGFLWFNAPPAMVFMGDTGSLSMGGALGTISLITKHEIVLAIIGGLFVVETISVILQVLYFKATGGKRIFLMAPLHHHFEKKGWAEPTIVIRFWIIAVILALVGLSTLKLR from the coding sequence ATGCTTTATAATTTATTAGCACCACTCTCTGTTCAATTCCCAGTTTTCAACCTTTTTCGCTATATTACGTTTAGAACGGGTGGAGCTATCCTTACTGCCTTACTAATTAGCTTTATTTTTGGTCCTTACTTTATTCGATGGCTAAAATCTAAACAAAAAGAAGGTCAACCAATTCGCAAAGAAGGTCCGCAATCGCATCTTGTTTCAAAAAAAGGAACTCCAACAATGGGAGGCTTTTTAATTCTTGTGGCTCTTATTTTTAGTACGTTTCTTTGGGCAGATTTAAGCAATGGTTTCGTTTGGATTGTTGTAGGAGTAACTATAATATTTGGGGGCCTTGGAGCAGCTGATGATTATCTTAAGTTGTCTCAAAAAAATAGCAAAGGGTTGCCAGGAAAACTCAAGTTGATAGTGCAATTTTCTACAGCATTTTTGGCAGCCTATGCACTGACTCATGTGATGCATGTACCAAATGCAACAGGCTTAGCTGTTCCTTTCTTGAAAAGTTTTATGTTTGATCTTGGATGGTTTTATCTACCCTTTGCATGCATAGTTATTGTGGGATCATCCAATGCCGTTAATCTAACAGATGGTTTGGATGGTTTAGCAATCGTACCAGTGATTTTAGTGGCATTATGTTTTGCTGTGATTGCTTATTTGGTGGGTAACCATATTTTTGCAAATTACTTGCAACTTAATCAAGTGCCTGGAAGCGGTGAGCTGACAGTTTTCTGTGGTGCACTCATCGGAGCTGGTCTTGGATTTTTATGGTTTAATGCCCCCCCTGCCATGGTGTTTATGGGAGATACTGGTTCTCTCTCTATGGGAGGTGCTCTTGGAACGATCAGTCTTATTACAAAACATGAGATCGTTCTGGCTATTATTGGGGGGCTTTTTGTCGTTGAAACGATTTCAGTGATTCTTCAGGTGCTTTATTTTAAAGCAACAGGTGGAAAACGCATTTTCTTAATGGCTCCCTTACATCATCACTTTGAAAAAAAAGGTTGGGCTGAGCCAACTATTGTTATACGGTTTTGGATTATTGCGGTAATCTTAGCTTTAGTTGGACTTTCAACCTTGAAGTTACGTTAA
- the murD gene encoding UDP-N-acetylmuramoyl-L-alanine--D-glutamate ligase has protein sequence MGGSLELQDQCFAVVGLGRSGLAACQALRARGASVYAWDDQSNYYELVKNLGCIISPYEEWPWQNFQATILSPGIPHHLPVPHPVARLAQKNKVPIIVDVDLLFKWESHAKFIGITGTNGKSTTTALVGHILDNGGLKVAVGGNIGVPALSLPSMGERGVYVLELSSYQLERLPSLSLDTAALINITPDHLERHGSIEQYAQAKELIFGAEGLKNAVVSIDDNYSSDIFKRLEKKSSIQLISVGRDKSSLLRITDDGLTDNAWGAGKIVFNFRDLSWALGHHNWQNAAISYAIARCQGLSFDETLKGLQNFQGLAHRIEKVCEKRAITFVNDSKATNVEAVGKALACFSNIYWIAGGKPKNEPLTPLEKFYPNIKKAYLIGEAQESFARQLNGKLDYECNGTLEEAVNAAHNDALRAHKNAVILLSPACASFDQFRDFEERGTIFKNLVQQLCVEKAS, from the coding sequence ATGGGCGGGTCTTTAGAACTTCAGGATCAATGCTTTGCGGTGGTAGGTCTTGGAAGATCTGGTCTCGCAGCTTGTCAAGCTTTAAGAGCGCGTGGAGCGAGTGTCTATGCTTGGGATGATCAATCTAATTATTACGAACTTGTAAAAAATTTAGGGTGCATTATATCGCCTTATGAAGAATGGCCATGGCAGAATTTTCAAGCCACGATTCTCAGTCCAGGAATTCCTCATCATCTTCCAGTACCTCATCCTGTTGCTAGACTAGCTCAAAAAAACAAAGTGCCTATTATTGTAGACGTTGATTTACTTTTTAAGTGGGAGTCCCATGCCAAATTTATTGGTATTACTGGTACCAATGGAAAATCAACAACAACAGCCCTTGTCGGTCATATTCTCGATAATGGAGGTCTAAAGGTTGCTGTGGGAGGAAACATAGGTGTTCCTGCTCTCAGTTTACCCTCGATGGGGGAAAGAGGAGTTTATGTGCTTGAGCTGTCAAGTTACCAGTTGGAAAGACTACCATCTTTAAGTTTGGACACTGCCGCGCTCATTAATATTACACCTGATCATCTAGAACGTCATGGTTCTATTGAACAGTACGCTCAAGCGAAAGAACTGATCTTTGGTGCAGAGGGCCTCAAGAATGCTGTTGTTAGCATTGATGATAATTATTCATCAGATATTTTTAAACGTCTTGAAAAAAAGTCCAGCATTCAGCTCATTAGTGTTGGGCGAGACAAAAGTTCGTTGCTACGAATTACGGACGATGGATTGACGGATAATGCTTGGGGAGCAGGAAAAATTGTCTTTAATTTTAGAGATCTCAGCTGGGCTTTAGGACATCATAATTGGCAAAATGCAGCGATTTCTTATGCTATTGCTCGATGCCAAGGATTAAGTTTTGATGAAACCTTGAAAGGCCTCCAAAATTTTCAGGGATTAGCCCATCGAATTGAAAAAGTTTGTGAAAAGCGGGCGATTACTTTTGTCAATGATAGTAAGGCTACTAATGTGGAGGCTGTTGGCAAGGCTCTTGCATGTTTTAGTAACATTTACTGGATTGCGGGAGGAAAGCCAAAGAATGAGCCTTTAACGCCCTTAGAAAAATTTTATCCCAATATTAAAAAAGCCTATTTAATTGGTGAGGCTCAAGAAAGCTTTGCAAGACAATTGAATGGGAAGCTTGATTATGAATGTAATGGTACTCTTGAAGAGGCTGTCAATGCTGCCCATAATGATGCGCTGCGTGCTCATAAAAATGCAGTGATTTTGCTTTCACCAGCATGCGCAAGTTTTGACCAATTTCGTGATTTTGAAGAGCGGGGAACTATATTTAAAAATCTGGTGCAACAGCTTTGTGTAGAGAAAGCGTCATGA
- the ftsW gene encoding putative lipid II flippase FtsW encodes MATFARSDNSVLGRWWWTIDRWLLSAIIALIAIGFFLTMAASPSVANHLNLDPFYFVKRHSFYLVPVLITLVSTSLLSLRNIRRVSLLIYFMGLLLIAMTLFSGSEIKGARRWISFMGLSLQPSEFIKPALVILCAWMLSERKLNPDFPGYVAAFVFYGFVIFLLALQPDMGMVILVSTVFFGQLFLAGLPLLWVGVSGVIGLLGLGGAYLVFPHVSHRIDRFFNPNLGDRFSERYQVSQSLEAFMNGGFWGQGPGEGTVKKYLPDAHADFIYAVAGEEFGLFFCLIILGLFLFIVLRSFARVLSEDNLFILLSVAGLAAEFGLQAMINIASTTNLIPTKGMTLPFISYGGSSLIALSIAMGMILALTKRRNKGRWL; translated from the coding sequence ATGGCGACTTTTGCACGCAGTGATAATAGTGTTTTAGGCCGGTGGTGGTGGACCATCGATCGATGGCTTTTGTCTGCAATTATTGCATTAATAGCGATTGGTTTTTTTCTTACCATGGCAGCAAGTCCATCTGTAGCTAATCATCTAAACTTAGATCCTTTCTATTTTGTGAAACGACACTCGTTTTACCTTGTGCCTGTGCTTATCACTTTGGTTAGTACATCTCTTTTGTCCTTAAGAAACATTCGGCGAGTTTCGTTGTTAATATATTTTATGGGGTTACTTTTAATTGCTATGACTTTGTTTTCAGGATCGGAAATAAAGGGAGCAAGGCGCTGGATAAGTTTTATGGGGTTGTCTCTACAGCCGTCAGAGTTTATTAAGCCTGCACTTGTTATTCTCTGTGCTTGGATGTTGTCAGAACGCAAATTGAATCCAGATTTTCCTGGTTACGTAGCAGCCTTTGTATTTTACGGTTTCGTTATATTTTTGCTTGCTTTACAACCTGACATGGGAATGGTGATCTTGGTTTCAACAGTCTTCTTTGGTCAATTATTTTTAGCCGGATTGCCTTTGTTATGGGTCGGTGTATCAGGAGTCATAGGGCTACTAGGATTAGGAGGGGCTTACCTCGTTTTTCCCCATGTGAGTCATCGTATCGATCGATTTTTTAATCCTAATTTAGGCGACCGCTTTAGCGAACGTTATCAAGTGAGTCAGTCACTGGAAGCGTTTATGAATGGAGGTTTTTGGGGACAAGGACCTGGTGAAGGTACAGTAAAAAAATATTTACCAGATGCTCATGCTGACTTTATTTATGCTGTGGCTGGGGAAGAATTTGGGTTGTTCTTTTGTCTCATTATTTTGGGTCTCTTTTTGTTTATCGTTTTGAGAAGTTTTGCGCGTGTTTTGTCAGAAGACAATTTATTTATTTTACTTTCTGTGGCAGGGTTGGCTGCAGAATTTGGTTTGCAGGCCATGATTAATATTGCGTCTACGACCAATCTGATTCCCACAAAGGGGATGACTTTGCCCTTTATTAGCTATGGCGGATCTTCGTTGATTGCTCTTTCTATCGCTATGGGAATGATCCTGGCTCTTACGAAGCGTCGCAATAAAGGACGGTGGTTATGA